A genomic segment from Glycine max cultivar Williams 82 chromosome 1, Glycine_max_v4.0, whole genome shotgun sequence encodes:
- the LOC100801792 gene encoding 40S ribosomal protein S4 → MARGLKKHLKRLNAPKHWMLDKLGGAFAPKPSSGPHKSRECLPLILILRNRLKYALTYREVIAILMQRHVLVDGKVRTDKTYPAGFMDVVSIPKTNENFRLLYDTKGRFRLHSVRDEESKFKLCKVRSVQFGQKGIPYLNTYDGRTIRYPDPLIKANDTIKLDLESNKITDFIKFDVGNVVMVTGGRNRGRVGVIKNREKHKGSFETIHVQDATGHEFATRMGNVFIIGKGTKPWVSLPKGKGIKLSIIEEARKRLAAQNETVA, encoded by the exons ATG GCGAGAGGGTTAAAGAAACACCTGAAGAGGCTCAATGCTCCAAAACATTGGATGCTTGACAAGCTTGGTGGTGCCTTT GCACCCAAGCCATCATCTGGACCCCACAAGTCCCGGGAGTGTCTTCCTCTGATCCTCATCCTACGAAACAGGCTAAAGTATGCTCTAACATATAGAGAAGTTATTGCCATCTTGATGCAGCGCCATGTTCTTGTTGATGGCAAGGTTAGGACAGACAAGACATACCCTGCTGGTTTCATGG ATGTTGTTTCTATTcccaaaacaaatgaaaatttccGTCTACTGTATGACACAAAAGGTCGATTCCGTCTCCACTCTGTAAGGGATGAAGAGTCAAAG TTTAAGCTCTGCAAGGTTCGATCTGTTCAATTTGGGCAAAAGGGTATCCCCTATTTAAACACATACGATGGGCGCACCATCCGCTATCCTGACCCACTAATCAAGGCCAATGACACCATCAAGCTGGACCTTGAAAGCAACAAGATCACTGATTTCATCAAATTTGATGTGGGGAATGTTGTTATGGTCACTGGTGGAAGGAACAGAGGCCGTGTCGGTGTCATCAAGAACAGAGAGAAACACAAGGGAAGTTTTGAGACCATCCATGTCCAGGATGCAACTGGTCACGAATTTGCAACTCGTATGGGTAATGTCTTCATCATTGGCAAAGGGACAAAACCTTGGGTGTCTCTTCCCAAAGGCAAGGGTATCAAGTTGTCTATCATTGAGGAGGCTAGAAAGAGGCTTGCTGCACAAAATGAAACAGTTGCCTAA